The Hordeum vulgare subsp. vulgare chromosome 4H, MorexV3_pseudomolecules_assembly, whole genome shotgun sequence genomic interval gtcgtgctggagagctcatctacctctcagcccctcttgctggatcaagaaggcggggatcgtcatcgagctgtacgtgtgctgaatgcggaggtgttgtccgttcggcactaggtcgggatggatcgtgatgggatcgcgggacggatcgtgatgggatcgtgggacggatcgtgatgagatcgcgggacgggctgcgatttgaaccgcgaagatgttccactacatcaaccgcgttatacacgcttccgcttagcgatctacaagggtatgtagattcactctcccgcgtcgtagatgatcatcaccatggataggtattgcatgtgtgtaggaattttttttgtttcccatgcaacgttccccaatatgtATACTGTGCGTGTAGCACATTGCTATAAAAAAGTTATGGGGGGTATGTTTTCAAACGACTCACCCCGGATTAAAGTTACCCTGTTGTTTGTGGATGAGTTATCAATTTGTTGTGCGCATGTCACCATGCTTTTTATACATAATTTACCATGTAATTTTTTAGCAACCCCGTCGGCTCCGCAAGTCGAAAATTGTTACCATGTCTCGGCTAAGTAAGTTATCAAACCTAATGTACGTAGATTATCATGCTAGTATACATGAGTTACCAGGAAGGGCGGTTCAAcaactcctccccccccccccccccgagtcaaAAAAATACCACACTTCGGCTAAGTAAATTATCTTCTCTATTGTGCGTATATTACCTTGTTAATTTTTCATATAAGTTACCGGTGTATGTTTATCACACAATTTTTTTCTTGGGTCAAAAGTTATCACGATGCTTGGGCATGAGTTATCAACCATGATGTGCGGGTATTATCATGTATTTACATGAAAGTTACCGGGGTATGTAATCAACAACTCATCCATCCTAGGATATGTTTTAGTAATGCACTAGCAGTTCTTGAGGAAATAAAAGCAGCCTAACATGTATTTAACCAGTAGTAAGGTGTTAACCCAGATGGCTAGTAAGAATAGGACTGAACCATTAGGTACAAGGtttgattcttgctgtcatcattTTTTGCGAGAAAAATCAATAGCAAAGAAAAACAATAAATCAAAACCGGATGTACTACGATTTTTAAGAGAAGGAAATAAAAATGAGTAAAATCAATACTAAAACGAATCAAGGGATCGAGAGCCGAAGTGTTCAGATTTTTAATCTTAACAAAAAGCAACAACACATTAAATTCAAATCCTGGTCTTTTGCCACAACAACGATGTCTAGGTGGGATGGTTAGTGGCGGTGGCACATCTGTTTACTTTGAGCGTGATAGCGATCTTGCGATCCCGATCCAACAAGGTAGAGTACATGCAGATCTTTTACAATATACCGTATGTATGGAAGTTAACATTCTTGATTACTTTTTTATTTGAGTGTGTTTTAAGGTCACGTGATTCTTAATGTATTGTCTTAGGCCTTCCTGAAAGAAAAGAACTCTTTTCTTAAAACGTTTGCAAAGTTGTACtatgttttaaaaaaaaactcTAACCTTCCACCGATTGATCCGCGCGATCCATGCACCGTCCGCTCGTCCGTTAATCGTGCCTTGATTTGACGGATGAGACCATGCCCGCACCAACGAAGCAGCGACCTAGTCGCAAACCGTTTCCTGAAACTGGATCCTTATTTCAGCAAAACAGTCTCGAAGCTGGGGCTCCTCATTTGTCCACGCCGCGCCTCCTTCCCCGGCCTGCTCCCGGCCCCGCCAGCAAGCTCCCGCAACCAGGGGCCAACCGCCTCGCCTCCTGCGACCAGGGGGGCAGTCGCTCCACGCCGCCGTATCCCAGCCCGCTCGCAGCTCCGGCGCAGCCCCTCCGCCCCCGATGTCAACCGGCCCTCCCCTCTCCCACCCTCCCTCACCCGCTACGCCGTCGGCCGGCCCTCCGCAGGTGGCAAGCTGCACCACGAAGGGTTGCAAAAATTTCTGCAGCTTGATTTTTGTTGAAAAAAAAATCcgcaacatgacctttgttgcaatttttttttcaaaacagtacctatgttgcagaaagacgaaggAAAAAAAATCTACAATAAAGCGATTGTTTCTGGAACTCGACCTTTGATTCAGGAATTAATGGGTCCAAAATTTATGTTTTATAATAAAGTGATTGTTTTTTAACTCGACCGTCGTTTTAAAAATCATTAGGTGTCGGCCGGGGGCCCCACACGCGGATCAGACGGCTGTACACGTAGATCGGACGTTCGTTAAGGTgacggatgtttactaaacattCGCCGGTGGATGTGTAGCAGCCCCTTTTAAGGATGGAAAATTGTATGCTTTGTGTTGAACGTAACGAATCGTTTAAACCGAAACGACTCCTTGGGGATCGATATAATCCTCGTTTGGTCCCCGCAAAAATGATGAATCCGTATGCATTTTCCAATACAGTAGACCATTCAGGATAATCGCTTCGTTGTTCGCTCCACCTCAACAACTTTAACCCTTCGTCTCTTCCCTTCCCAGTTCCCACCCATCCATCACGGAGGCAACGCCGCCTCAAATTTCCCTCTTCCAAAGttcaaaaagagaaaggcaaaaaaTCTCCCCCCTCCCCAGCCGCCtcgcgcctccgcctccgcctcgtgGCTGCAGAGATGGCTGCCGCGAAGGGCGCCGGGCCGGCGATCGGCATCGACCTCGGGACGACCTACTCCTGCGTGGCCGTGTGGCGGCCGTCGCACAACCGCGTGGAGGTCATCCCCAACGACCAGGGCAACCTCACCACGCCGTCCTGCGTCGCTTTCACCGACACCATGAGGCTCATCGGCGACGCGGCCATGAACCAGGCTGGCACGAACCCCGTCAACACCGTATTCGGTAAAAACTAGATATATTCTCGATCTGCTGGTTCTATGCTTGATTTCTCAGCAGCAGCAGTGCTGTTCGTcagtcgtcaagtttgctaggtcGATGGATCTGTGTTAAGATCCCCGCCATCGATGTTTTTCCCCCttgttttgctgctgctgctgctgctgctattgtttgTGGTAATGCACTTCTTTTTGGGCGCGCGATTAGTTGTTTTCCTTTACCCTAAAATACCCTAGAAAGTACTATTACGCTGCAAAACCCTCCAACATTTCGCTGGATTCTTCACGCAAACCTGTTTCGTACATTGGGAAAAATCCACGAGCAAAAAATTGTTCTACTTGCATtggacatatccaaagtaaactggaTTTTGTTTATGGCCAGGGGACGTCTAGAAAGGCCTATTTCCGGTACTAACATTATTTAGAGTTATCTGACACTGAAAAATTATCTCAGCTAGTCATCATCACATCGTCCGCTGGGCTAGCAATTTTGAGCTAATACAAATGTATTTGTAGTTTTAACACGAATGTGCAGACGTGAAGTATTGTAAGAGCATATCGAGAGATAACGGAACAAACATAAGTAGCAGCATCTTTCTGCAGCAAAAACAAATAGAAACACACTTTTGAAAAGTTATCATTGAAAATTTTATGTTCCTTTGAAACCTCTGATTAGATGGTTCCCAATCATGTTATATAGTTGTATAATTTTCCAACTGTCCAACTGTGTTACAGCTTGGTGATTTTAAATTTGTAGGATTTGTCAGATCTATTTCTATGTCACAATCTAGATGCCACAATCTTTGTTAGATTTTCTCATACATTATTCTTTCAAAATAGGTTAGTTCTTGTGCATAACTGAAACCAATATGCTTATGAGCTtatgtgatctatctatctatctattgtAACAGACAGGACTTCTCTTTTTGTTGTAGGTCATCAAAAAACTTTGTTTGATGCATACATATGGCTTTATTGTAAAGAAGACATGGTAGTATATACATATAGTATGAGATCCAACATCATCCAGGCCATGCATATAGTTAATAGAGATGATGTTTTTTTTTTTGGAAGAAGGGTACACCCCTGGTCTCTGCATCattgctatgcacacaaccacagATGATGGATTGACTTGAAAGATATTTTCCTCCAGTTAACTTGATAACTGACCTTTTTACCTTAGAAATTCGGTGGTACTTAGAGATACTTACTTTGTAGTTTGATTAGTCGATATTAATTCTATATAGCTTCTATTCTGTCTCAAAATATACACATCTTGTGTTGAATATGTTCCAAACATCAAAATGAGTCATATACAGTAATACATGTCATACCCACTTGTGCTTGTGCGTGACAGCTTGTCTTTGATGCCTTCTCAATGCATGTGGGTTAAAATGATACCGTCTCAGACATGGCCAGAAATTACATGATCCTGACATGTTTATTTTCGTGATTAATATTGGATTTCTATCAATCCTATCATCAGTAAATTGTATATATATTAGGACTGAGGTATATAATTATAGTTTCAATCTTGCAAACTGAATATATACATATAAACTGAATATATGCAGGAATGCTTCTTGCAGCTTCTTGACAAGTAAACATTCAGTGGCATTTTAGTTGAAGCATCCTACAAAAACCAAATGTACATATATCCAGGAAAGGCGAAAGGTTTTTGACAGGAAACGGTTGTTAGTTTATTAGCACAATATCCCTGAATTTTGTTTGAAAATGAGGCATGTTGAAAAGTTGATGTAAACTTCACAACTACAAGTTCGTTGCACAACAGATAGAGGATACCTCGCGATATCATGTGTGTGGGCCTCATTGTGTGCAAATGCATTTGAAACTGTAGTTTACGCTACATAAGGGCACCCCCAATGCTTGTATCTTAGCACAATTTCATATGTAAAAATCTGATGTGGCACCCTATTTAATGAGGAAAGAGAGAACAACCATACCTTAATCTAGATATAGATTTCAACAACCATAACTTTTCTCTCACAAAAGACATTAAATGAGGATTGTTTTAGATACAACACTAAGatatagagggtgcttggatccaagagactaaaactagtctgactaaaactagtctctttaagaggctaaagttccaagcacccctgactaaagagaggctaaaactagtcttgaggctaaaatcttttagtcaggggtacccctactaaaatgtgcattagtcctctctctcctcatttaactcctcatgcaagttctggattggagggtttggaggataataaatgctcattaacttgattttagtctcttcagtacttggatccaagcatgggtgaggctagcaagttttagtctcattacttttagtcatgggactaaaacgtatccaagcaccttcATAGTGCATTGGAACTGTTATATCTAAACATCTACCTAATGCCACTAGATATAGCTTAAGATATAGTGCACTGGGATTGCCCTAATTGGCTTAAATTGGTAGTGCTTTGGAACTATTTTTTAAATATGCATTTTGTGTTGTAGTTTGTTCTAAATATGCAATTCTGTGAAATTAGTCTTGAAATCTTTAATTTTGTGATATATCATTAGTTTTTGCAAAATAAATTGTTGAAACTAACTATTCCTATCTTCTTCAGATGCCAAGCGATTAATCGGCCGACGTTTCACGGATGCATGTGTGCAAGGAGATATCAAGCTATTCCCATTCAAGGTCATTTCAGGCTCTGGTGACCGGCCGTTGATTGTGGTCAAGTACAAGGGTGAGGTGAAGCAGTTCACAGCCGAGGAGATCTCCTCCATGATGCTCGTCAAGATGTGGGAGACCGCCGAGGCCTACCTTGGCACAGCGGTGAAAAATGTTGTCATCACCGTTCCAGTCTACTTCACTGACTCCCAACGCCGGGCCACCATGGatgctggcgccattgccagcctTAATGTCATGCGCATCATCAATGAGCCCTCTGCTGCAGCCATTGCCTACGGTCTTGACAAGGGATCCCGCAAAGATGAAGGGAAGACAGTGCTCATATTTGATCTTGGTGGTGGTACCTTGGATGTGTCAATTATAACTATTCACATGGGCGTCTTCACAGTTAAGGCCACATCTGGTGACACCCACCTGGGCGGGCAGGATCTCAACAGCCGGATGGTGGAACACTTTGTGCAGGATTTCATTAAGAGACACAAAAGTGACATCAGAAACAACCCAAAGGCGCTCATGCGGCTGAGGGCGGCCTGTGAGAGGGCCAAGAGAATGCTGTCTTCCATGGTGCAGGCAAAATTTGAGGTTGACTCGCTCCACGACGGCATTGACTTCTATGGCACCATCACCCGTGCTCGTTTTGAGGAGCTCAACATGGACCTTTTCCGTAAATGCACTGAACATGTCGAGAAGTGCCTCGGTGACGCCAAGATGGACAAATCCCAAATCCACGACGTCGTGCTGGTGGGTGGCTCCAGCCGGATCCCCAAGGTGCAGCAGCTGCTCCAGGATTTCTTCAACGGGAAGATGCTCTGCAAGAGCATCAACCCAGATGAGGCTGTCGCCTATGGTGCTGCTGTCCAGGCCGCTGCCCTCAGTGGCGAATGTGACCAGAAGGTGAAGGACTTGCTCCTTCTCGATGTCACGCCCCTCTCGCTTGGGATAGAGACAGTAGGTGGTTTGATGAGCGTGCTGATCCCGAGGACGACCACCATCCCCTCGAAGAAGCAGCGGATATACACGACAGAGCTTGACAACCAGACGAGCATGCTCATTCAGGTGTACGAGGGTGAAGGGGCGATGACCAAGGACAACAATCTCCTCGGAAAGTTCACCCTCCACGGCATCCCCCCAGCGCCAAGGCTTGTGCCCAAGATAAATGTGACATTTGAGATTGAAGCCAACTGCATCCTGAAGGTGTCGGCGGAAGACATGACAACTGGAAGCAAGAACAGCATCACCATCACTACTGACAAGGGTGGGCTGAGCAAGGAGGAGATTGATCGCATGGTGCGAGATGCTGAGAAGTACAAGTCGGATGACATGAAGGAAATGAAGAAAATAATAAAGAAGGAAGACGGGGAGGGTTGGGTGAGCAAAGAGGAGTTCGAGCGCATGGTGCCGAAGAAGCGCATGATGCAGTCTGAggacaagaagcaaattaagaagATAAAGAAGGAAGGCGAACGACAAGAAGCAAGTTAAGAAGATAAAGAAGGAAGCCGGAGGTCTTCTGCGAGCCTATGATCGCGCTGCTTTTGCCACAACTGGTGTTTAGTATCAGCACCCTCTGCAACTTCTGGGATGGCCATTGTGCATGTCCATTCTTCTAGTCTAGTATACGTAGTTAATATGCTTCATGTGGTATGGGAACAACTGAGTGAACTTATATATCGGTTGAATGTCTGTACCACGTAGGCACTTTTGGTGCTGTTGATCTGCGGCTTACGGCCAGTTCAGTTGATTTGCGAGATTTCCATCTCGGTTTACC includes:
- the LOC123449005 gene encoding heat shock cognate 70 kDa protein-like; the protein is MAAAKGAGPAIGIDLGTTYSCVAVWRPSHNRVEVIPNDQGNLTTPSCVAFTDTMRLIGDAAMNQAGTNPVNTVFDAKRLIGRRFTDACVQGDIKLFPFKVISGSGDRPLIVVKYKGEVKQFTAEEISSMMLVKMWETAEAYLGTAVKNVVITVPVYFTDSQRRATMDAGAIASLNVMRIINEPSAAAIAYGLDKGSRKDEGKTVLIFDLGGGTLDVSIITIHMGVFTVKATSGDTHLGGQDLNSRMVEHFVQDFIKRHKSDIRNNPKALMRLRAACERAKRMLSSMVQAKFEVDSLHDGIDFYGTITRARFEELNMDLFRKCTEHVEKCLGDAKMDKSQIHDVVLVGGSSRIPKVQQLLQDFFNGKMLCKSINPDEAVAYGAAVQAAALSGECDQKVKDLLLLDVTPLSLGIETVGGLMSVLIPRTTTIPSKKQRIYTTELDNQTSMLIQVYEGEGAMTKDNNLLGKFTLHGIPPAPRLVPKINVTFEIEANCILKVSAEDMTTGSKNSITITTDKGGLSKEEIDRMVRDAEKYKSDDMKEMKKIIKKEDGEGWVSKEEFERMVPKKRMMQSEDKKQIKKIKKEGERQEAS